The window TCTCAGTTCGCAAGATTATAGGCTGAGCACTGCTGGAGCTATTCGACAGACCAATAATCGACTTTTGGCTTTTGGCGGTGCAACTCAACACCCTGAGTCGTCAGGATTATTAATCAGTCGAGAAGTCGACGGCAGCGAAAATATCCAATTCAACCGTGGCTTACCCTTGATAACCCATTTGGCTGACCGAAGATTGGCATGGAGAGGCGCCCTGATTCAAAGCGACGGCAAGATTCTTGTCCATGGATATTCAGAAGCTGAACATCACGTTACAACAACCGTTGTCGCTCGATTTACGGATGCTGGTGAACTTGATCCAGACTTTGGCGCTGGCACTGGCGGGTTGATGTTCGAGCTTCGCTCCTCATCGCTGGCATGGCTTAAAGATAATAAAGTTTTGATTCTCGGGTTTGAATCCGACGGAATCGTCATTCGTCATTTCATTGCGCGGGGCCTGCTTGGATAACGGATCTTCTAGGTCTGGTTTGCATTTTCACGGGCGTAGCTGACTTAAAACCGGTTGCCCTGCCATGTGGTTGACAGGGCTTTTTTGATACTGCCCCACAAGATGTGGTGTTTGATCGGACCTGTTGGCGAGCAAGCCTCCTCCCACAGTTGAAATCCGTTCTGCTGTGGGAGGGAGCTTGCTCCCGAAGAGGCCGGCACAGTCAGCGAAGATTCAATGCCGTTTGATAAACCCGGTCAACGCCGCCAATGCCTCCGGCGAACGCAGTCGCTGAGTGAACAACGCGCCCTCCTCCTCGATCACTGTACGGATCAACTCACGGTCCGGTGCTTTCATCAATTGCTTGCTGATGCGGACAGCTTCCGGCGGCAGCTCATCAAAACGCAACGCCATCTCCCGTGCCTTGGCCAATGCAGCTTCGCCGCTGCCCAACGCCTCTGTGGCGATGCCCCACTGGGCGGCCTGTTCGCCGCTGAAACCTTCGCCGAGCAGCAACAACTCTGCCGCTTTGGCCTGCCCTAGCAAGCGCGGCAAGATCAGGCTGGAAGCGAACTCCGGGCACAACCCGAGGTTGACGAACGGCATGCGCAAGCGCGCATCGCGGCTGACGTAAACCAGATCGCAATGCAGCAACATTGTCGTACCAATCCCCACCGCCGCCCCAGCCACGGCGGCGATCACCGGTTTGCGGCATTCGAGCAGATTGAGCATGAAGTGGAACACCGGGCTGTCGAGATCACTCGGCGGTTGCTGGATGAAATCGGCAATATCGTTGCCGGCGGTGAAGCATTCGCTGCTGCCAGTGATCAGCACGGCGTTGATTTCAGGGTCAACGTCTGCCTGCTTCAACGCCTCGGCCAAGTGGTTGTACATGGCGCGGGTCAGGGCGTTTTTCTTGTCCGGGCGGTTGAGGCGCAAGGTCAACAAACCGCGTTCGCGTTCCAGCAAAATGGCTTCGGTCATGACATTTCTCGACAGTTCAGGCCAGCGAAGATCACTGTGGTGAGGGGATTTATCCCCGATGGGCTGCGCAGCGGCCCCAGACTATTGTGAGTGCTGCAGACTCAATCGGGGCGGTGCGACGTTTCGCTAAATCCCCTCGCCACAGGATCTCTCGAACCAATGAATTCAGCGTTCAACCACGGGACAAGAACACATCGGCCAGCAGTTGATTGCGCGGCAGTCCAGCCAGGTACAGGCGTCGGGCGAAGGCGTCGACACTGGCCGTCGAGCCGCAGACTAAGGCCAGGGTTTGCCGGGAAACAAGGCGCAGTTGCGCCAAAGCGGCGGCTGACTCGGCCGCTGTCCACAGCTCGACACTGAGGTTTTCGCGCTGCGCGGCCAATGCCGCGAGGGGTTTGGCCAGATAGTGCCCTTCGGCATCATGGGCCAGGTGAATGACGCGGATGGCGCCTTGGTGATCCTGACGCAAGGCTTCGCGCAGCACGCCGAACAATGGGCCCAGGCCCGTACCGGCAGCTAGCAGCCACAGCGGTCGGGTGTGCCAGTCAGCGTCGTAATGCAGCGCGCCGCCGCGCAGTTCGCCGAGACGGATCGAGTCGCCGATCTGCAAGCGCCGCGCCGCATCGCTGAATTCGCCAGGCTGGCGACAGTCGAGGTGGAACTCCAGAAAGCGGTCTTCTTCCGGCAGGCTGGCCAGCGAATACGGCCGGGCAATGTGATCGATCCACAGCACCAGATGTTGCCCGGCGCTGTAGCGCAACGGCCGCTGCGGGGTCAGGCGCAGGCGCA of the Pseudomonas sp. Seg1 genome contains:
- a CDS encoding enoyl-CoA hydratase-related protein, yielding MTEAILLERERGLLTLRLNRPDKKNALTRAMYNHLAEALKQADVDPEINAVLITGSSECFTAGNDIADFIQQPPSDLDSPVFHFMLNLLECRKPVIAAVAGAAVGIGTTMLLHCDLVYVSRDARLRMPFVNLGLCPEFASSLILPRLLGQAKAAELLLLGEGFSGEQAAQWGIATEALGSGEAALAKAREMALRFDELPPEAVRISKQLMKAPDRELIRTVIEEEGALFTQRLRSPEALAALTGFIKRH
- a CDS encoding iron-sulfur-binding ferredoxin reductase; this encodes MPELRVAERQWSVAAGSNLLDALNQNGVAVPYSCRAGSCHACLVQCVQGLPADNRPDALSAEQRQQGWRLACQCQVIEDLQVHTFDPLADGRPAVVEALDWLSDSVLRLRLTPQRPLRYSAGQHLVLWIDHIARPYSLASLPEEDRFLEFHLDCRQPGEFSDAARRLQIGDSIRLGELRGGALHYDADWHTRPLWLLAAGTGLGPLFGVLREALRQDHQGAIRVIHLAHDAEGHYLAKPLAALAAQRENLSVELWTAAESAAALAQLRLVSRQTLALVCGSTASVDAFARRLYLAGLPRNQLLADVFLSRG